From one Solanum lycopersicum chromosome 12, SLM_r2.1 genomic stretch:
- the LOC138340400 gene encoding uncharacterized protein, with protein sequence MRFGKKGKLSPRYVGPYEILEQVGSVAYDSRLPNELSMIHTIFDVSILKKCKRDPVSILPLEGSKVKEDLSYEEVPVEILDCQVKKLRNKEVSSVKVLWRNNVL encoded by the coding sequence atgaggtttggaaaaaaggggaagcttagtcctcgttatgtgggccCTTATGAAATTTTGGAGCAAGTTGGAAGTGTTGCCTATGATTCGAGGTTACCGAATGAGTTGTCCATGATTCATACGATATTCGATGTTTCCATTCTCAAGAAGTGTAAGAGGGACCCGGTTTCCATTCTTCCTCTAGAAGGTTCAAAGGTAAAAGAGgatctttcttatgaagaggtcccGGTTGAGATCTTGGATTGCCAAGTTAAGAAATTGAGGAATAAGGAGGTTTCCTCCGTAAAAGTTCTATGGAGGAATAACGTTCTTTAG